A DNA window from Onychostoma macrolepis isolate SWU-2019 chromosome 13, ASM1243209v1, whole genome shotgun sequence contains the following coding sequences:
- the etaa1b gene encoding ewing's tumor-associated antigen 1 encodes MTDERNIGVRHISDARESRSRTSKVSQNKMKTKRRMIGLKQSQSPSCHTAYSCRKDFTTPKRRPRVRLNGCYSGDSPNETESPQDIVWDTNSPSQNMNGQGDVRVIEISEIVSRIAPKVKKANEGDSVLQWIGDGAIPCTPEIRQPRVRRISARQSNVEDLMKLAKQFDINMTRQDKEKQQESTERRNKLNKLQSEGKATTERSTSVKVSSEQLTSCSSQAHQEEAELQALFDAPTQHVSGRLSPPSVNCTPESKTEPVAPAEQKSSSAAIKSAPVDAPKKVDFDDDDWESDDLLNDSFVLEMTQNPVPLNVAKKPSTAQPESCSSRCNLVAKVHPSVKETQKSTSKTSTFTKTLPEVKTSNQSTFRSKPPASAQNHNTDKLLKTSPADQVKQQTHSSQRTREVQLDRITKDCGVSSQASSTKFDGVSEEDMKSLFDSDGLWNDEADDDLLCQACDDVEKLSASQEEQRRNEEYKKLAHYKSRSFASKAPSASDTICARTVGINNKSQPQEPTKSTRIFARSNSVPCTNSSSGLKQGYSVLQATKSSSSGLGNHSAQYYGHAQGKSGLGPRPGSVRATDTSQTVRPHSATVGNASNAHHYTFKRHLSDSMTLTNKVFISSHTTAKCSAAEIERKKQEAIARRRLRMQASQKNGAPT; translated from the exons ATGACCGACGAGAGAAACATCGGTGTGCGCCATATATCAGATGCGAGAGAAAGTCGGAGCAGAACTTCCAAAGTTTCCcagaacaaaatgaaaacaaagagaCGAATGATCGGACTCAAACAGTCCCAGTCTCCGTCTTGTCACACTGCATACAGCTGTCGCAAAG ATTTTACAACCCCAAAACGCCGACCAAGAGTCAGATTGAATGGTTGTTACAGTGGAGATTCGCCTAATGAGACTGAATCCCCACAAGACATCGTCTGGGATACCAACTCACCATCTCAGAACATGAATG GACAAGGAGATGTGAGAGTCATTGAAATATCGGAGATTGTCAGTAGAATTGCACCAAAA GTTAAGAAGGCAAATGAAGGGGACTCTGTGCTCCAGTGGATTGGAGATGGTGCCATACCCTGCACTCCAGAGATCAGACAGCCCAGAGTCCGGAGGATCTCAGCACG GCAGAGCAATGTTGAGGACCTCATGAAACTTGCCAAGCagtttgacatcaatatgactcGTCAGGACAAAGAGAAACAGCAGGAGAGCACAgaaagaagaaataaactcaataAGCTACAAAGTGAGGGTAAAGCGACAACGGAAAGATCAACATCTGTCAAAGTCTCATCAGAACAACTGACCAGCTGCTCATCTCAAGCCCACCAGGAAGAGGCGGAGCTTCAGGCGTTGTTTGACGCTCCCACTCAGCACGTAAGTGGGAGGCTGAGCCCACCGTCAGTAAACTGCACACCAGAAAGCAAAACTGAACCTGTAGCACCGGCAGAACAAAAGTCAAGTTCTGCAGCAATCAAGAGCGCTCCCGTAGATGCACCTAAAAAGGTGGACTTTGATGATGACGACTGGGAAAGCGATGACCTTCTGAATGACTCATTTGTGTTGGAAATGACACAGAACCCGGTACCTTTGAATGTAGCTAAGAAACCGAGCACTGCTCAGCCTGAGTCTTGCTCTAGCAGATGTAATCTTGTGGCCAAGGTTCATCCATCTGTAAAAGAGACTCAAAAGAGCACCAGCAAAACCAGCACCTTTACCAAGACACTTCCTGAAGTCAAAACATCTAATCAAAGCACTTTTAGGTCGAAGCCGCCAGCTTCTGCCCAGAATCATAATACTGACAAGCTGCTAAAGACTTCACCTGCGGACCAAGTGAAGCAGCAAACACATTCATCCCAGAGAACAAGAGAAGTTCAGCTTGATAGAATTACCAAAGATTGTGGAGTTTCAAGTCAGGCTTCTTCTACTAAGTTTGATGGGGTTTCGGAGGAGGACATGAAGTCTCTGTTTGATTCCGATGGTCTGTGGAATGACGAAGCAGACGATGATCTCCTTTGTCAAGCTTGCGATGACGTGGAGAAGTTATCGGCCAGTCAGGAAGAGCAAAGACGTAACGAGGAGTACAAAAAACTTGCACATTACAAATCAAGAAGCTTTGCATCTAAAGCACCTTCCGCTTCTGACACCATCTGTGCTCGGACCGTGGGCATCAACAATAAGAGCCAACCACAAGAACCCACAAAGTCCACACGCATCTTTGCCCGCTCAAATTCAGTACCGTGTACAAATAGCAGTTCTGGACTTAAACAGGGCTACAGTGTGTTGCAGGCAACTAAAAGTTCCAGCTCTGGATTGGGAAACCATAGTGCACAGTATTATGGGCATGCACAAGGGAAAAGTGGCTTAGGACCCCGGCCTGGTTCTGTTAGAGCCACGGACACCTCACAGACCGTTAGGCCACACAGCGCAACAGTAGGAAATGCTTCTAACGCCCACCATTACACCTTCAAAAGACATCTGTCTGACTCCATGACGCTCACCAACAAAG tTTTTATTTCGTCCCATACGACAGCCAAATGTTCGGCTGCTGAGATTGAGAGGAAAAAACAGGAAGCAATTGCGAGGAGGAGATTACGGATGCAGGCTAGCCAAAAAAACGGCGCACCTACATAG